A window of the Theileria parva strain Muguga chromosome 2, complete sequence, whole genome shotgun sequence genome harbors these coding sequences:
- the Ctsk gene encoding cysteine protease Tp8, whose translation MEEVENVKVDALERVDTESVLNYDTVLEKKPLRSSVASFFKRYSAVLVILTAVLLFTFTFAAIALSSGRSAIRKNRELLSVEFEKLQFDNFVTIKGEREEDFPKMVAEVLYKVAVEFDPKEEALIYVQFNDFNKQHDKKHNNYRHKKTSYTNFRNNLNDINEHNAKPNLSYTKNMNHFGDISSKDFMKRYTKKVLLNLPKDHVSTYNNNRPMSVDLRSHGVLTPVKCQEENELSWPYSVVAVAESFVKKTSQKTVSLSEKQLVDCVTDKKSANNPFLGYKYLKDLGLFESELVDKSTTKCPALEGERFKVPSYSYSYEPDLVALLLNAGPLTVPVAVSEDWQFYADGTLDVCGAELNHFLTLVGVSFDEKGNHWILKNSFGEGWGNKGYLLLTRNSKEYKDDCGLTSFAVYAV comes from the coding sequence ATGGAAGAAGTAGAAAACGTAAAAGTCGACGCCTTGGAGCGTGTTGACACTGAGTCTGTCCTTAATTATGACACTGTGTTAGAAAAGAAACCATTGCGCAGCAGTGTTGCCTCTTTCTTCAAAAGATACAGTGCTGTTCTCGTAATATTAACTGCCGTGCTATTATTCACATTCACTTTTGCAGCAATAGCATTGTCATCAGGCAGAAGCGCAATCAGAAAGAACAGAGAACTCCTGTCAGTCGAATTTGAAAAGCTTCAGTTCGATAATTTCGTGACAATTAAGGGAGAAAGGGAAGAGGACTTCCCCAAGATGGTAGCTGAAGTTCTTTACAAGGTTGCAGTCGAGTTTGACCCAAAAGAAGAGGCCTTGATCTACGTCCAGTTCAATGACTTCAACAAGCAACACGACAAGAAGCACAACAATTACAGGCACAAGAAGACCTCGTACACCAACTTCAGAAACAACCTTAATGATATAAACGAGCACAACGCAAAACCAAACCTGTCGTACACCAAGAACATGAACCACTTCGGTGACATATCATCCAAGGATTTCATGAAGAGATACACCAAGAAAGTACTCTTGAACTTGCCAAAAGACCACGTGTCCACCTATAACAACAACAGACCAATGTCAGTTGATCTCAGAAGCCATGGTGTATTGACTCCAGTCAAGTGCCAAGAAGAAAATGAACTCTCATGGCCATACTCCGTAGTAGCAGTCGCCGAGTCATTCGTTAAGAAGACATCACAAAAGACCGTATCCCTCAGCGAAAAACAATTAGTAGATTGCGTTACAGATAAGAAATCTGCAAACAACCCATTCTTGGGTTACAAATACCTTAAGGACTTGGGTCTGTTCGAATCAGAACTCGTAGACAAATCCACAACCAAGTGCCCAGCATTGGAAGGTGAAAGATTCAAAGTCCCATCATACTCATACTCATATGAGCCAGATTTGGTGGCACTCTTGTTGAATGCAGGACCACTCACTGTACCAGTTGCAGTGAGCGAGGATTGGCAATTCTACGCTGATGGAACCTTGGATGTATGCGGTGCTGAATTGAACCACTTCTTGACCCTAGTAGGTGTCAGCTTTGACGAAAAAGGCAATCACTGGATACTCAAAAACTCATTCGGTGAAGGCTGGGGAAACAAGGGATACCTACTGTTGACTCGCAATAGCAAGGAATACAAAGATGATTGTGGATTGACCTCCTTCGCAGTGTACGCAGTTTAA
- the Slc25a5 gene encoding ADP/ATP translocase 2 N-terminally processed, with protein sequence MEVNKNFLVDFLMGGVSAAISKTAVAPIERVKMLIQTQDSIPDIKSGKVPRYSGILNCFARVSKEQGVTSLWRGNLANVIRYFPTQAFNFAFKDYFKRMFPKYNQKTDFWKFFGANLASGGLAGASSLLIVYPLDFARTRLASDVGKGAKREFTGLLDCLMKIQRSTGVMSLYKGFMVSVQGIIVYRGAYFGMYDSAKTIFFGENEKNANILFKWSIAQSVTIMAGLASYPLDTVRRRMMMMSGKKATSEIMYANSFDCFVKMMKHEGLGGFYKGAFANILRGMGGALVLVFYDELQKLLK encoded by the coding sequence ATGGAGGTAAATAAGAATTTTCTTGTCGACTTCCTCATGGGTGGTGTTTCAGCTGCGATTTCTAAAACCGCTGTGGCACCCATAGAGAGAGTAAAGATGTTGATCCAGACACAAGATTCCATTCCTGATATTAAGAGCGGGAAAGTCCCCAGATATTCAGGAATATTAAACTGTTTTGCCAGAGTTTCAAAAGAACAAGGTGTTACATCACTCTGGAGAGGAAATCTCGCCAACGTTATAAGATATTTTCCCACACAAGCATTTAATTTCGCTTTCAAAGACTACTTTAAGAGGATGTTCCCCAAGTATAACCAGAAGACTGACTTTTGGAAGTTTTTCGGTGCTAACCTCGCTTCTGGTGGTTTGGCTGGAGCAAGTTCGCTGTTGATTGTTTACCCACTTGATTTTGCAAGGACGAGATTGGCCAGTGATGTTGGTAAGGGAGCAAAAAGAGAGTTTACAGGACTGTTGGACTGCTTAATGAAGATTCAAAGGAGCACTGGTGTTATGTCGCTCTACAAGGGATTTATGGTTTCAGTTCAGGGAATTATTGTTTATAGAGGAGCCTATTTTGGTATGTACGATAGCGCCAAGACTATTTTCTTTGGAGAAAATGAGAAAAACGCAAATATCTTGTTCAAGTGGTCTATAGCACAGTCCGTTACCATAATGGCTGGGCTGGCTTCATATCCACTTGACACTGTTAGGAGAAGGATGATGATGATGTCCGGCAAGAAGGCTACCTCTGAGATAATGTACGCAAACAGCTTCGACTGCTTtgtaaaaatgatgaaacaTGAAGGTCTTGGTGGATTCTACAAGGGTGCCTTTGCTAACATACTTCGTGGCATGGGTGGCGCTCTTGTCCTCGTATTTTACGATGAATTACAGAAATTACTCAAATAA
- a CDS encoding Ubiquitin family protein, with amino-acid sequence MYYLYNLHFNRLIMEIYIVYFLYTYLSMVSGVRRNRSSDNLVINSLNRIFKINGDIKKIGDIKRSLKDQHGYHDNEILSSGRILKDDEEYSKDEHKKLYTVSKIRGGLNISVQTMQGKTIQLQVSQNETVLDLKNKLEKEQTIPVDQQRLIFDGKLLENGKTISDYGIKENAVIQLVLRLRGG; translated from the exons atgtattatttatataatttgcaTTTTAACAGGCTCATAATGgaaatttatatagtttattttttatatacgTACCTGAGCATGGTATCAGGTGTAAGAAGAAACCGATCTTCAGATAACCTCGTTATAAACTCTCTTAACC gaatatttaaaatcaatGGAGACATAAAGAAGATCGGAGATATAAAACGTTCCCTAAAGGACCAACACGGATATCATGATAACGAGATTTTATCAAGTGGCAGGATTCTGAAAGACGATGAAGAGTATTCAAAG gatgaacataaaaaattatacacaGTTTCAAAAATTAGAGGAGGATTGAACATTTCAGTCCAAACAATGCAAG gAAAGACAATACAGTTACAAGTATCGCAAAATGAAACAGTACTGgatttaaaaaacaaattgGAAAAGGAACAGACGATTCCTGTGGACCAGCAGCGACTCATATTTGATGGCAAGCTTCTAGAGAACGGAAAAACGATTTCAGACTACGGAATCAAA gAGAATGCAGTGATACAACTAGTTTTAAGGCTAAGAGGTGGATAG
- the dnm1l gene encoding Dynamin central region family protein yields MEKLIPLISRLHSVLSWTGENSIDLPAIAVIGAQSVGKSSVLEAIVGFPFLPKGYGIVTQRPLILRLCHDNGSKDYGEFAHKRGTIYDDFQKIKEEIKLETERITGSTKNVSPVPIFLKITSPKVIDLTLIDLPGITKVPVGDQTNDIEMQIRQMILEYITKPTCIILALSAANTDIATSDSLKMAREVDPSGLRTIGVITKCDMLDKGVDAIELLQGKIYKLRKGYVGVVCRDKDGKQDAPHDHNDEEKFFKNHPSYSSIAKKCGIRYLTNLLNEMLTSHIKDMLPYVKSKILTILHEYETELTVYGVTDITSTPGACLLHYFTKFSQRFKDTIDGKIVPRHHTSRLYGGARIYFIFNDSYLRTLNAFSPLTGLSDIEIRTAIRNSTGPYSALFVPEIAFENLVKKQIKLLESPSLQCVDQVYEELQNILENCDVPEINRYMNMRNKILTVVKDMLRECLEPTKDIIKNLIKIELAYINTNHPDFLRNSALAEIYNTTGVTQRNECQTPYINSNNQMMKTDMPVFDPKFEASPKLFIQPQNEFPVQNSTLKNTEASPKTIMHNNKVLREKNKENANAIWLPNIPKVVMLNNDPSEREVVETELIKTLISSYFSIVRKNVADSVPKCIMHFMVNKATESLQQELIAKLYKKELYEELMAESKYVIEKREKCIHVVKCLKEALGSIEEMSDYKLFE; encoded by the exons atggaaAAATTGATACCATTAATAAGCAGGTTGCATAGCGTTTTATCCTGGACTGGAGAGAACAGCATTGACCTGCCTGCTATTGCAGTAATTGGAGCCCAATCAGTGGGAAAATCATCTGTTCTGGAGGCCATAGTTGGATTCCCCTTTTTACCCAAAGGTTACGGTATAGTTACCCAGAGACCTTTGATCCTTCGG TTATGTCATGATAATGGATCTAAGGATTATGGAGAGTTTGCTCACAAGAGAGGAACAATTTATGACGACTTTCAGAAGATAAAAGAGGAGATAAAACTCGAAACTGAGCGAATCACGGGGTCGACCAAAAATGTGTCACCTGTTCCAATCTTTCTGAAGATCACATCACCGAAGGTTATtgatttaacattaattgACCTGCCTGGAATAACAAAGGTGCCAGTAGGAGACCAAACAAATGACATAGAAATGCAAATTCGCCAGATGATTCTTGAATACATCACGAAGCCAACTTGCATTATCTTAGCCCTGTCTGCAGCTAACACTGATATTGCAACTTCAGACAGTTTAAAGATGGCCAGAGAGGTAGACCCCTCTGGTTTAAGAACCATCGGAGTGATAACGAAATGCGACATGCTTGACAAGGGCGTGGATGCCATTGAGTTACTCCAGGGGAAAATTTACAAGCTTAGAAAAGG tTATGTGGGAGTGGTTTGTAGAGACAAGGATGGCAAACAAGACGCACCTCACGACCACAATGATGAAGAAAAATTCTTCAAAAATCACCCATCGTATTCTTCTATCGCTAAAAAATGTGGAATTCGGTACCTGACGAATCTGTTAAATGAA ATGCTCACTTCGCACATCAAAGACATGCTACCGTACGTCAAGTCAAAAATTTTGACTATATTACACGAATACGAAACAGAATTAACAG TATATGGAGTAACTGACATCACTAGCACCCCTGGAGCCTGCTTGCTTCACTACTTCACTAAATTCTCACAAAGATTCAAGGACACAATTGACGGAAAGATAGTTCCCAGACATCACACTTCCCGACTATATGGTGGAGCCAGGATTTACTTCATATTTAACGACAGTTATCTGAGGACTCTGAATGCATTCAGTCCTCTAACAGGGCTTTCAGATATTGAAATCAGAACAGCTATAAGGAACTCAACAGGTCCGTACTCAGCTCTCTTTGTTCCGGAAATCGCCTTTGAAAACCTCGTCAAGAAACAGATTAAGTTACTCGAGTCACCTTCCCTTCAATGCGTAGACCAG GTTTACGAAGAATTACAAAATATTCTCGAGAACTGTGATGTTCCTGAAATTAATCGTTACATGAACATGAGgaacaaaatattaactgtAGTGAAGGACATGCTTCGAGAGTGTCTGGAGCCCACCAAGgacattataaaaaatctaATCAAG ATTGAACTGGCCTACATTAACACCAACCACCCTGACTTTTTGAGAAATTCTGCACTTGCTGAAATTTACAACACCACGGGAGTTACCCAGAGAAACGAGTGTCAAACTCCTTACATCAACTCCAATAACCAAATGATGAAAACAGATATG CCCGTGTTTGATCCCAAGTTCGAGGCGTCTCCGAAGCTTTTCATTCAGCCACAAAATGAGTTCCCTGTGCAAAATTCAACCTTGAAAAACACGGAGGCTTCGCCAAAGACCATTATGCACAATAACAAAGTACTGAGGGAGAAG AACAAGGAAAACGCAAACGCGATATGGTTGCCTAACATCCCCAAAGTTGTTATGCTAAATAATGACCCTTCGGAGAGAGAAGTGGTCGAGACTGAGCTCATAAAAACACTAATAAGCAGTTACTTTTCAATAGTCAG GAAAAACGTGGCCGACTCAGTTCCAAAGTGTATAATGCACTTCATGGTCAACAAGGCGACGGAATCTTTGCAACAGGAGTTAATAGCCAAGCTATACAAGAAGGAACTTTATGAAGAACTCATGGCGGAGTCCAAGTACGTCATCGAGAAGCGTGAGAAGTGTATACATGTCGTAAA ATGCCTGAAGGAAGCACTAGGAAGTATAGAGGAAATGTCGGATTATAAACTATTTGAGTGA
- the repB gene encoding DNA repair helicase rad25 family protein, with protein MSRKSLLVENSWGSLPFTIDGSEQWIRNFRDYSNLKLKNNHSARPLWVCPDGYLYLELFTPVSKQALDFIVTIAEPVCRPELIHEYQVTVFSLYTAVSVGLSFEELLNNLNKFSKNELPKKLKESILNTSSAFGKIKLVLRDSRYWIESFERSELDLLLTNQEIRNSRIHSNIWDNPNHSKTSTSNQNNEYVTISVPTSDFSFVFNRNHDVPESEETTVTKFASRNDKTSTRQVFSFEVQQEKIEELKREALQNMRRPLVMEYDFRKDNNSPSLNCCIRSNIKIRYYQERALRRMFSNGRARSGIIVLPCGAGKTLTGIVAACTVRKSIFVLTTSAVAVEQWIKQFQDFTNISRTNLISLTSEHKTDLWDEKEAGVLISTYTMMSYTRKHRENTERILSQIKQREWGMLIFDEVQFVPAPAFRRINEIIRSHCKLGLTATLVREDDLIRDLQWLIGPKLYEANWLELQEKGYLAKVICKEIWCPMTAPFYREYLRSSSVKKRRLWSCNPVKLITCEYLLKFHESRGDKVIVFSDNLFALLHAAKLLNRPFIYGKVSSAERIIILNKFKNETTFNTIFLSKVGDNALDIPCANVVIQISFNFASRRQEAQRLGRILRPKSKTDEHGFNAFFYSLVSKDTQEMVFADKRQQFIIDQGYAYNVTSSSTIVKDTSNLMYSKPSIQQELLQDIITSAEDVDDEEEVNPTDLFTPTNESSLQMSVSQKKTGLASLSGSLKNQLQYKHLLPPSEKPAKKSKASSEQHPFFKKLYSTK; from the exons atgtCAAGAAAATCACTTCTGGTTGAGAATTCTTGGGGATCTCTCCCATTTACCATTGATGGAAGTGAGCAGTGGATTAGGAACTTCAGAGACtactcaaatttaaaattaaagaacAATCACTCAGCTCGACCCTTATGGGTCTGTCCAGACGGTTATTTATACCTGGAATTATTCACACCTGTCAGCAAACAGGCGCTAGATTTTATAGTAACCATCGCAGAGCCCGTATGTAGGCCAGAACTGATACACGAATATCAA gTTACAGTCTTCTCTTTGTACACAGCAGTCTCAGTGGGACTGAGTTTCGAGGAACTTcttaacaatttaaataaattttcaaaaaatgaattaCCAAAAAAGCTTAAAGAATCGATTTTGAACACATCCTca GCGTTTGGGAAAATTAAACTTGTCCTTCGGGATAGCAGATACTGGATTGAGTCATTTGAAAGAAGTGAACTTGACCTGTTACTGACAAACCAAGAAATAAGAAACTCTAGAATCCACTCAAATATCTGGGATAATCCTAATCACTCAAAGACTTCAACATCCAATCAGAACAATGAATATGTAACAATTTCTGTTCCAACATCCGACTTTTCATTCG TTTTCAACAGAAATCATGATGTGCCTGAGTCTGAAGAAACAACAGTTACCAAATTTGCCAGTAGAAATGACAAAACATCGACAAGGCAAGTATTTTCATTTGAGGTTCAACAGGAAAAAATCGAAGAACTTAAAAGGGAGGCACTGCAAAATATGAGGAGACCCCTAGTTATGGAATATGATTTCAGAAAGGATAATAACTCACCATCACTCAACTGTTGCATCAgatcaaatattaaaattag GTACTACCAAGAGAGAGCGTTGAGGAGGATGTTTAGTAATGGAAGAGCTAGGTCAGGTATTATTGTACTACCTTGTGGAGCAGGAAAGACACTAACTGGAATAGTTGCTGCCTGCACAGTTAGAAAATCGATTTTTGTCCTTACGACCTCTGCAGTTGCAGTAGAGCAGTGGATCAAGCAGTTCCAGGACTTCACTAACATCTCGAGAACTAACTTGATTTCACTCACATCAGAACATAAAACAGACTTATGGGATGAAAAGGAAGCCGGAGTTCTCATTTCAACATATACTATGATGTCATATACGAGGAAACATCGAGAGAACACTGAGAGGATTTTAAGCCAAATAAAGCAACGTGAATGGGGAATGCTCATATTTGACGAAGTGCAATTTGTCCCGGCGCCAGCTTTCAGACGCATAAATGAAATCATTAGGTCACACTGTAAGTTGGGACTCACTGCAACGCTAGTTCGAGAAGATGACTTGATTCGCGATTTACAATGGTTAATTGGGCCAAAGCTATACGAAGCAAACTGGCTTGAATTGCAGGAAAAAGGGTATCTGGCCAAGGTTATTTGTAAGGAGATTTGGTGTCCGATGACGGCACCTTTCTACAGAGAATACCTGAGAAGCTCCAGTGTAAAGAAGAGGAGGCTGTGGTCTTGTAACCCTGTGAAGTTAATAACATGTGAATACCTGTTAAAGTTCCATGAATCACGTGGAGATAAAGTTATCGTATTCTCAGATAATTTGTTCGCACTGCTGCACGCAGCCAAATTGCTAAATAGGCCCTTCATCTACGGTAAAGTCAGCTCAGCGGAaagaattataattttaaataagtTCAAG AATGAGACTACTTTCAACACGATTTTTTTGTCGAAAGTCGGTGATAACGCTCTTGATATACCATGTGCAAATGTGGTCATACAGATATCATTCAACTTCGCCTCAAG GCGCCAGGAGGCACAAAGACTAGGAAGAATTTTGAGGCCTAAATCTAAGACTGACGAACATGGATTCAATGCCTTCTTCTACAGTTTAGTAAGCAAAGATACTCAGGAGATGGTATTTGCAGATAAGAGGCAACAATTCATCATAGACCAG ggaTATGCCTACAACGTTACAAGTTCTTCAACTATTGTTAAGGATACGAGTAATTTGATGTACAGTAAGCCAAGTATACAGCAGGAGCTGCTCCAGGATATCATCACATCCGCTGAAGATGTCGATGATGAGGAAGAGGTTAATCCAACTGATTTATTCACACCTACGAATGAAAGCTCATTACAAATGTCAGTATCCCAGAAAAAAACAGGCCTTGCTTCACTTTCAGGATCACTTAAAAATCAACTACAGTACAAACACCTCCTTCCGCCCTCCGAAAAACCAGCCAAAAAGTCCAAGGCCTCCTCAGAACAGCATCCATTTTTTAAGAAATTATACTCCaccaaataa
- a CDS encoding putative integral membrane protein: MYNVYMFLNPRNFIFGTSLRFNSTNVSQIRFLNKRLIAKPFSTLSDQCSTDLDRIRSNLSSLHDDLTFLASSTIKSGCQNLELKYKDPSNLSLNSRLSSMTKCGSEIEKVVYNILDNRVRYNMARSRKVAKDSNYKFGILGVSLICVFGSLSISLHPLFLLGCGIGAYFYRVVYRQSRLRKVTNDNLETLISENRLNKQKLSFLIKLMLYQLGNLEKDLTLSSPSSPGP; the protein is encoded by the exons ATGTACAATGTATACATGTTCCTTAATCCAAggaattttatttttgggACTTCCCTAAGATTCAACTCTACTAATGTTTCGCAAATAAggtttttaaataaaagaCTTATCGCAAAGCCGTTTTCTACACTTTCAGACCAATGTTCGACAGATTTGGATCGAATTAGGTCAAACCTCTCCTCACTTCATGACGACTTAACATTCCTGGCCTCTTCAACCATAAAATct GGTTGCCAGAACCTGGAACTTAAGTACAAGGATCCCTCGAATTTATCCCTGAACTCGAGGTTGTCTTCCATGACCAAATGCGGCTCCGAGATAGAGAAggttgtatataatatactgGATAACAGAGTTCGATACAACATG GCAAGGAGTAGAAAGGTGGCTAAGGATTCCAACTACAAGTTTGGGATTCTGGGTGTATCACTTATTTGTGTTTTTGGCTCACTTTCTATTTCTCTGCACCCTTTATTTCTCCTT GGTTGTGGGATCGGAGCTTACTTTTACAGGGTCGTTTACAGACAGTCTAGACTACGTAAAG tGACTAATGACAATCTAGAAACCTTAATAAGTGAGAATCGCCTGAATAAGCAGAAACTGTcatttttgataaaattaatgcTATACCAGCTTGGAAATTTGGAGAAGGACTTGACACTATCATCTCCTTCCAGCCCTGGACCTTGA
- a CDS encoding radical SAM enzyme/protein acetyltransferase ELP3 family protein, which translates to MDDFETDEDFSPNKKGSEPSSDSNNESSSENLHDSVPENDNSTNNLEEQFDNEDRGNLSEDAESDSSEEMKNFFTATRSGFKKVAGDVKRVTRLDFEDYHRRRHLESFAKSMDQWSEFEKKFELKEGVTPQDFTFSRLNFDRYRDTLLNIDVKEMTQLDKFLFDLIDSYYDDMQNEDLNVVMSKLRRKYKLAPSKREIFERLESLQCLTLDQDNRVEDEVDNRKPEHNNANGKHESDNQTVTLDYEGDETPSKKLMVGSKLKHLLRNKAIRSNSGVVVITVMTSPGTFSCSENCYYCPNEPGQPRSYLSTEPAVLRANQNDFDAVKQFYDRANTLYKNGHVVDKIEIIVLGGTWSGYPRSYQEEFIRDLFYAANVYPENLQKCRERGTIDYEQTLNENSKCRIIGLTLETRPDRINPTEIELLRRFGCTRVQLGIQHTNDSILEYVNRGHTTQDSIKAIYLLKENCFKVDIHIMPDLPSSNPQEDLEMFKYILSSKDLQVDQWKIYPCEVTPFSEIEKWHKEGKYIPYFDVDSNLLTNLIIRVKRAVHPWIRLNRVIRDIPNPSIIAGTNLTNMRQLIHNQMKKLGLVCNCIRCREVKESSIGIPVLIVREYETKGGTEYFLSYENESRSIIYGFLRLRISNNRTYDKKITKFKSLIGSGLIRELHVYGIVVAHGEKLDVNEPSQHRGIGSNLILAAEIITAYRGLWKMAIIAGIGTREYYKKHGYGLEETFMTKHLSSQDISERYENAKLRQIQVPEDITVELINLENATKVLNMSVPASRGELIDPELEENKKYDINVSYLLELAKYNSDFPIDYSKMDMFEKFILNGRILKDKVKNMIVEHPFVFLSVSFCAATVYFSRSRAGRR; encoded by the exons ATGGATGATTTTGAGACAGATGAAGATTTTTCACCAAATAAAAAAGGTTCCGAACCAAGCTCAGATTCAAACAATGAATCTTCCTCTGAAAATCTTCATGATTCTGTTCCTGAAAATGACAATTCTACCAATAACCTAGAGGAACAATTCGATAATGAAGACCGTGGTAATCTATCAGAGGATGCTGAATCTGACAGTAGTGAGGAGATGAAGAACTTTTTTACAGCGACAAGGTCAGGGTTTAAAAAGGTCGCTGGAGATGTGAAGAGAGTAACGAGACTTGACTTTGAAGATTATCACAGGAGGAGACATTTGGAATCCTTTGCAAAGTCAATGGATCAGTGGAGTGAGTTTGAAAAAAAGTTCGAGCTGAAAGAAGGAGTAACTCCCCAGGATTTTACATTCTCTAGGCTTAACTTTGATAGATATCGAGATACTCTTTTGAACATAGATGTGAAGGAGATGACCCAGCTTGACAAATTCCTGTTTGACCTAATTGACAGCTACTACGATGATATGCAAAACGAAGACTTGAATGTAGTTATGTCCAAACTTAGAAGAAAATACAAACTCGCTCCTTCAAAACGTGAAATTTTTGAAAGGCTCGAATCACTACAGTGTTTAACTTTGGACCAGGATAATAGAGTTGAAGATGAAGTGGATAACCGTAAACCTGAACATAATAACGCAAATGGTAAACATGAATCAGATAATCAAACTGTCACATTAGATTATGAAGGAGACGAAACACCCTCGAAAAAGCTCATGGTTGGGAGTAAACTTAAGCACCTATTGAGGAATAAAGCTATAAGGTCCAATTCAGGAGTCGTGGTAATTACAGTGATGACAAGTCCGGGAACGTTCAGCTGCTCCGAAAATTGTTACTACTGTCCAAATGAACCTGGTCAGCCAAGAAGTTATCTTTCTACTGAGCCAGCAGTGCTTAGAGCAAACCAAAATGATTTTGATGCAGTTAAGCAGTTTTATGACAGAGCAAACACACTTTATAAAAACGGACATGTGGtggataaaattgaaatcATAGTCCTTGGAGGCACATGGAGTGGCTATCCAAGGAGCTACCAGGAGGAGTTTATCAGGGACTTATTTTATGCAGCCAATGTATATCCCGAGAATTTACAAAAGTGCAGAGAAAGAGGGACTATAGACTACGAACAAACCTTAAATGAGAACAGCAAGTGTAGAATCATAGGTTTAACACTTGAAACCAGGCCTGATAGAATAAATCCTACGGAAATAGAACTCCTGAGGAGGTTTGGATGCACGAGAGTCCAATTGGGAATACAACATACAAACGACTCGATTTTGGAATATGTAAACAGAGGCCATACAACACAAGATTCAATAAAAGCTATTTACCTGTTGAAGGAAAACTGCTTTAAAGTTGATATTCATATCATGCCCGACCTCCCTTCCAGTAACCCTCAGGAGGATTTGGAGATGTTTAAGTACATCCTGTCAAGTAAGGACCTCCAAGTTGACCAGTGGAAGATTTATCCCTGCGAAGTCACTCCGTTTTcagaaattgaaaaatggCACAAGGAGGGCAAGTATATCCCCTACTTTGATGTTGACTCCAATCTCCTAACTAACTTGATAATCAGAGTAAAAAGAGCTGTGCATCCATGGATAAGATTAAACAGGGTAATAAGGGATATACCTAACCCGTCAATAATCGCAGGAACAAACTTAACTAACATGAGGCAGTTGATACATAATCAGATGAAGAAGCTAGGCCTGGTGTGTAATTGTATACGATGCAGGGAAGTTAAGGAATCTAGTATAGGGATTCCAGTTTTAATAGTTCGTGAGTACGAGACTAAGGGTGGGACTGAGTACTTTCTAAGCTACGAAAATGAGTCTAGGAGTATAATATACGGTTTCCTGAGACTTAGAATAAGCAATAACAGAACTTATGATAAGAAAATCACTAAATTCAAGTCTTTGATAGGTTCAGGTCTCATCAGAGAATTACACGTCTACG gAATTGTCGTGGCTCATGGAGAAAAACTTGATGTAAACGAGCCTTCACAGCACAGAGGCATTGGGTCCAATTTAATTTTGGCCGCAGAAATAATCACAGCATATCGAG gTCTCTGGAAAATGGCAATTATAGCTGGAATTGGGACAAGAGAATACTACAAGAAACATGGATATGGTCTGGAGGAGACATTCATGACTAAGCATCTATCATCTCAGGACATCAGTGAGAGGTATGAGAATGCAAAATTGAGGCAGATTCAAGTTCCGGAAGACATAACTGTAGAACTAATCAATCTTGAAAACGCAACCAAGGTGCTAAATATGTCTGTGCCGGCAAGTAGAGGGGAGTTGATTGATCCTGAACTcgaagaaaataaaaaatatgacATAAATGTAAGCTACCTCCTGGAACTTGCAAAGTATAACTCTGACTTCCCTATAGACTACTCTAAAATGGACATGTTTGagaaatttattttaaacgGAAGAATCCTTAAAGATAAAGTCAAGAATATGATAGTGGAACACCCCTTTGTATTCCTGTCAGTGTCATTCTGTGCAGCCACAGTGTATTTTTCAAGGTCCAGGGCTGGAAGGAGATGA